ACTATCTTTCTCTTAATTAACCAAAGTGATTACAAGAGTAGATGATGGTGCTGCTGGCCTAGTGGACGAACTCCTACTGCATCACCACCTCGCGGCAGGCACGCGCGTCGGGCTCCGGCCGTGGCGCACCGGCGAGGCCGAGACACGGCGGCAACCCGGCGACTGAGTGCGCGAACCTTCACTCATCATAGCTCTGATGCCAAGTGTAATCTTGCCCAAGTTAGAACATGAACTCACGCACACAAGATAGAAGAAGAGTACACGGGGAGGTTTGGCAACTCACAACTTTTGCCTTTTCTTACTCTTTTTTAATTTAACCAAAGCGATTAGATGGGTATTTAAAAGGGAAGCAAACGCGCGAGCCAAGTCACACACACCGGCCTGATCCTAAACTAACGCTCCACGCACACTTGTACTCCACTAAACAAATGCATCCACATCCAGCCACTCCGATGGACAAACTCAACGTCTTTGCCTCAACTAACCCACCTCACTTTGAGCTAGTCTCTTGGCACGGCAACGTACAGATCCCTTTCACTCTCGGCTGCATGCATGAACCTACACAATCTATCTAAAAGTTATGCATGTACTCACAATTTCTAGCttcacttgcccgatgatcagatCGCACCATTGCCGATCCATCAATCCACTTCACCATGATGCCATGCATTGTTGTACTAGACTTAGACTGAACAAACACAAGCAGAAATAAACTAGATGAACTACTAAACAACAATGGTTAACACCAACAATCGCCCCCTTAACCTTGTTATGCTTTATTGGGAACTCCATGGCGACCTTCAGTACAACCCCGGCTTGTCGTTGGCGGTCGCATCGGCGAGAAGCGCCCgctccttcttcggctcggtaCAGTCCCTGGAGTAATGCCCGTACTCTTggcaagtgtagcaatgaaccttGTGAATGTCGACGTTTCTCTTCTTGTTGCCGGCGCCACTGCGGTGGCGAGCAAGCCACTCCTCGTCCATGAGGAGCAGGCGACTCTCACCACCCTGGTCGTAGTTGCTGGCACCCTCGTAGCTCCGGCCCTTCGCCGTTTTGAGCCTTCCTACAAGCTCTTCCATGGACATGGTTTTAAGATGAAGCTTCTCAATGGCAATAGCTACCTGGGTATACTTGGACGGCACAATGCGGAGAAGCTTCTTCACGACCTTCACCTCGTTGTGGTTCTCGTTGAGCGTGCGCAGCTTGTTGGCGATCCCGTTCTTGCGCATGGCGAGCTTGTCGAGTGTCTCGCCGCTCCTCATGCGGACGACATCAAACTCCTTTAGGAGAGTCTGCGCCATGGCCTCATGGACGCGGGCATCACCGACCCGCATGATCTTGATGGCATCCCATGCCTTCCGTTGTCGTCGCCTTCACGGCAAGTGTGGAGTGCATCTCCTGCGGCACGGCTCGCAGAATTGCCGCAAGCGCCGCCCTGTCCTGGCTGAAACTCCCACCTCCCTCGATGGCGGCCCACACGCGTTGGGCCTCCATGTTCACCTTCATGATCAGCGATCACTCGAAGTAGTTCGTCGCCGTCAGTTGTGGGTAGACGACGGTGCTGCTGGCCTGGTGGACGAACTCCTGCTGCACCACCGCCTCGTGGCAGCCACGCCGCGGCGGGCTCCGGCCGCGGCGCACCGGCGAGGCCAAGACTCGGTGGCAACCTGGCGACGGAGTGCGCGAACCTTCACTCACCATGGCTCTGGTGCCAAATGTAATCTGACGGAGTGCGCGAACCTTCACTCACCATGGCTCTGGTGCCAAGTGTAATCTCTGCCCAAGGTACGAGATGAAATCATGCAGACAAGATAGAAAAAGAGTAGACGAGAGTTTTAGCACCGCACAATTTGTGCCTTTTCTGGCTTTTTTTTCTCTTAATTAACCAAAGTGATTACAAGGGTATTTAAAAGGGAAACAAAAGCACAGTCCAAGTCACACACACGGGTCTGATCCTAAACTCACGCTCCACGCACACATGTACTCCACTAAACAAGTGCATGCACATCCTCATGTACTCCACTAAACAAGTGCATGCACATCCAGCAACTCCGATGGACCAACTCAACATCTTTGCCTCAACTAACTCACCTCACTTTGAGCTAGTCTCTTGGCACGGCAACGTACAGTTCCCTCTCGCTCTCGGCTGCATGCATGTACCAATACAATCTATCTAGAACTTATGCATGTACTCACAATTCCTGGCTTCACTTGATCGGAAACGGATTATAGCTTTGTTTCAGGAAAACAAAAATACTGCACGACATTGAAACGATATAGTGTACGGATAATTAAGATGGAAAAGATTTGGCCGTCTACGAGTCGGATGTGTCCGTAGAGTCCTACCTAGCTCGGATCGATGTACTTACCAATATATACGCGGGGTCGATCGATTCTGCCATCAATATGCTGCCTTCCTAACAAGACCGCCCTACTCGATCGTCTTCTTCCAATGTTCCACGATCTGATCTGACATACCGACGGTGGGGGGTGGACATGGACATGGAGCACACCGACCTGCTGGAGGACATACTCCGCAGCCTACCGCCGCGCTCCCTCGCCATCTGCCGCAGCGTCTGCAAGGCATGGCGTGCCACCGTCGACCACCGCCGTCTGCTGCGAGCCGACCTGCTCCCGCTCTCGCTCGACGCTGTCATCTACAACATAGACAAGATCGATGCCCCGAAGCTCTTCGCGCGCCGATCAACGACGCGCTACATCACCAGCAGGCTCGACTACCTCGACAACCGTCCAGACTACGCGGAGGTCATCGGTGAGATCACGGACTACTGCAACGGCCTCCTCTTGATTGAAACCGACAAGGTGGCCAACCCCGCCACGCGGCAGTGGGCGTCCTTGCCCCCACTGCCGTGTGCGTGCTTCCGGCGAAAGTCGACCTGCGGGCGTTGCTACCGCAACGGCTACCTCGTCTATGACCCTACCGTCTCGCCACATTACGAGGTGTTTTACGTTCCCCGTGTGCCCCGTAATGTACCAGCTGAGGTGGCGTCCAGCATGGAGTGGCCACCTTCGGTGTATGTCATGCATGTTTTCTCCTCGGTGACAAATTGTTGGAGGGAAAGGTCATTTAGACGAGAAGGAGATGCTGCTGGGACAATGGCCGACATGAACTCACATTGGAAATCTGACGGGGAATTGTACTACTCCGCTCACTGGAAGGGCTCGCTCTATGTCCCTTTAAGGCATAATACAAAGGGTGGTTTTGTAATGAGGTACTACTACGTGAAGATCATTACTGTTACTACATACTGTGTTTGGTGATTAACCTTTAAAGTTCATTTGCTTATGTGCAGAATAAAATTATGGAATGATAATTACCAAGTAATCGAGCTGCCAAAAGGAGGCAAAGGATCACTATTTCGTTTGGGAAAATCGAAGAAGGGGATCTATTGTGTGCAGGATATCGACGGCCGATGCACATTTAAGATTTGGCTTCTTTCTGAATCACATGCTGGCGCGATGGACTGGGTTTTAAAGAATGAAATCTGCTTTGAGACAGCATGGAGAATATATCCTTGTAAACGTGACAGTGGACCATGGATCTCACAGTCGCTTGAACAAAAGGAATCGTTGTTGGAAAAAGACGTCAACCTTGAAGTTGCAAATAAATACAACGAGGCACTATCCAAAGATGATTTTGAATGGGATTCCGATGATGAAAATGCTGTTACCACTGTAGACTGGCCCAAAAAGGGCAGccctggtgctccagctcatctTTTTTGGTGTCTGGGATTCCATGCTTACAAAGAAATTGCCCTTTTTCATGATGATTACAGAAGCGCAACATTTGCTTATTATTTAAATAGCTCAAAGGTTCGATACTTGGGAATAATGGAGCATGAGTATTCAGACGTGGATATTTCCTATGCTTACACACCGTGTTGGACGATGGACTTGCCAGGAAGAAAATGATGCATGCAAAGTTGTATGCGTATTTGGCTAGTCACGAATGTCAAACTTCTCTTTGCCTTTTTAAATATATGTAGATTAGTGTCTTTTAAATGTACTTCTATACATTTTTTACTCTAAAAAATGTACttctatactccctccattccaaaatatagtgcgcccgcgctttctGAGGTccaactttgatcataaatttaaccaaccaGACCAATTGCGGCGGgagaaaaatatatataataaaaaaacttctttcgaatatgaattcactgatataatttttgctcccgccgcaatcggtcttgatagttaaatttacggtcaaagttgaagcacgtggatagagtaagcactacattgtggaatggagggagtacattcttTGTAAATTGACGTCTCAATGGTGTTTTGTTTAAACCTTTTTCTGGATGCTTGTATTCCGGCTTTGCATTCTTTGTAAGCTGTCCAAGCCAGCCTGATTTTTTTTTAATGATGTAGCGAACAAACCAGTAACTTCCAAGTAAATATGCGGAATTTAATTACGGACTTTGATATATGCTGAACGTTATAATTATAGGCAAGGTTACCGAAGAATCTTCCTATATGTAAGGGTCGCGCTATGTAATGGTCATGCGAGCACATATCTTTGATTTGTTTTATATTTTGCGTGTAAAGCAATTCTACTAGCAACCATGCATATAAAAACAAAAGAGTGACATCAGCAAAGATTTCATAAAAAATGGAATTTTAAATTTTTTTGTAGCTATCATCGGTCCAATTAAAAAACTGTTTTCAAATAAAAGATTCGTCACGACGAGACTTTTGAAACTacatcccatgttgatatgttccgCTGACTTTTCTTTCGGGTCAAAAGTTACCAGGACAAGGCTAAGTAAGTTATCACATCGGTGGTACATAAGTTACCATCTTGTCTATATAGAAATTATCGGAGCATAAAAATGGTCCTCCAACATTCTCCGGACATGCAACTAAATTAGAGGAAGGAAAAACTGATGTCATTCTAAACTCCTCCctatttcaaaatttcaaaatatTTTGTAGTTCAAACCGTCGATGCAATCGAAAAATCATTTTCACATAAAAAAGGCATCACGACAAGAGCTTTGAAACTAGATCGTATGTTGGACGTTCTAGCGACTTTTTCCATTCAAAAAGTTATCATGCTAGCCCATATCTTAAAAAGGCAAGTTTAGAACTAAATTACCTGCTAACCAGTTAGAATTATTTTTCCAGTCTATCAAGGAAGCAAAAAAACATTAGCACTAACAGACCAAAATTGAACTGTTTTTCCATTTGTTAAGTCTGATATATCATATGGTGTTTCACTGAAAACACTTTGACATTTCTTTTTCTTGTTCTCCATGGTCTGCAATCTACACAACAAAGAAAATAATGAAGTTTATCTATGGACCGGCTTTGTAGGACGGTAAAAGCTGGCGATTAAAAAAATGTATACATGAGAATCGTCATACATGTGAAGTGAGCAAAGCATTCAAGGTGATGATCTGTTTCCAAGAAATCTGTAGTAGCAGAGCATATAACTTCTGAATGTGTACTCTCTACATATGAACTTATAAATAAGCTTAAATGGTTTCAGAAGAACTATTATCATTCATAAGCTTCTCTACTTTACATGTGTAACACCTAACAAGAGAAGTGTACCAACAAAAGGTTCTTCAGTATagtcacctttagtcccggttgatgccaccaaccgggaccaaaggtcagttttcggcagcccatcaaccaggactaaaggggggacattggtcccggttgatgtcacgaaccggtaccaatgcatccttttagtcccggttggtaccatcaaccgggaccaaaggcctgtcgCTGTCCGCGGCCAAAACTTTAGTCTcatctcgctagttgagaggggctcggagtggtttataagccccactctggctgccctctcgagctctctcaaatgcaggcttatgggcctaatatGACACTATGCTGTCTgtggcctactgggcctcctgcgggcctgaatccttgcccatggttgggtttctagtcgtattcaggccgtggtggcccagtaggtggcacttttttttcattttttgttgctttatttattttattttgtttttatttataaCAAAAAAACTTACTGttcctatttttatttattttattaaagtttatttattatacttttataaagtttattttgtttctacttctttattttatataagtttattttattttgtttctacttatttattgtattaaattttaatctattttattttgtttctacttatttattttattaaaatttattttgttttattttatttctacttatttattttattatattttaatttatttaattttgtttctacttatttattaaagtttattttgtttctttctgcttttcatgttctgaacagaaaatactttaataattttagtttaaaaaatactagaggtttataaaagctttttagttcattccttttgctattagagttttacaAAAGTTTTTAAGTTAATTTTctttttgcatggtatcatcatttcatccagatagcatgtgcaagaaagtagagagggttacggcaaaaactggatgcacttcatgtacaaaacggacaatctctttcaaagtatcagggtttcatacggaaactcgtttgttacaaaagggatgtcatttttttgaacttatttgaactccagagtttttctgtgttcaaaatgcaccattcaaagccacatcatcaattttcaaccctttctgacttcatttgttatttttcatacatttactgatttttgtgagctaaataaccctgaaattgaaaagcatttcaaataaactctgaaaaggttgaaagttggcatggtatcgtcatttcatccacatagcatgtgcaagaaagtagagagggttacggcaaaaactgaatgcacttcgtgtacaaaacggataatctctttcgaagtatgagggtttcatacagaaactcgtctgttacaaagggatttcagttttttgaacttatttgaactccggactttttctgtattcaaaatgcaccattcaaagccacatcatcaatttttaatcctttctgacttcatttgttatttttcatgcatttattgatttttgtGAGCTAAATgacactgaaattgaaaagcatttcaaatgaactctgaaaaggttgaaagttggcatggtatcatcgtttcatccacatagcatgtgcaagaaattagagatggttacggcaaaaactggtgcacttcatgtacaaaacggacaatctctttcgaaatatgagggtttcatacggaaactcgtctgttacaaagggatttcatttttttgaacttattggaactccagattttttctgtgttcaaaatgcaccattcaaagccacatcatcaattttcaactctttctgacttcatttgttatttttcatgcatttactgattattttgagctataagaccgtaaaattaaAAAGCAttcgaaatgaactctgaaaaggttgaaagttggcatggtatcatcatttcacccacatggcatgtgcaagaaagtagagagggttacgacaaaaactggatgcacttcgtgtacaaaatggacaatctctttcgaagtatgaggatttcatatggaaactcgtctgttacaaaaggatttcatttttttaacttgtttgaactccataatttttctgtgttcaaaatgcaccattcaaagccacataatcaatttaatacatatagctctcatgaatagataagtgaccaaattaatagaagttcatcattacattaaaaacaaagtacatacataattctcattgaacaacatatagctctccagagcatctagttaaaccatacattaaaactatgtaaaacctttcaatgcaacaagaaatgcgatcataatcacaaccaaggtaaaaattgatccaacaGCACAATGATActaagcctcggtatgaatggcatattttctaatctttctaatcttcaactgcattgcatccatcttgatcttgtgatcatcgacgacatccgcaacatgcaactccaatatcttcttatcctcctcaattttttccttcaagtaattgttttcttcttcaactaaatttaacctctcgacaatagggtcggttggaatttctggtttaactacctcctacataaattaaatctatgtcacattgggcGGCATAATTGTCAAAAACAATAAATGAagcaaatagttataaaaagataatatataccacatttgaatcatagacaggacgagggccgacgggggtggataccaaaaccatcgcactatataataacaagcaataataaaagttagaaaattagacaagtatctatctaaagtaagaattattttatttcagaaagaagataagaataagaggctcaccacggtggtgccggcgacgagatcggcgcgggcaatcgacggcgatgaagacggggacgggacgtgacggaccactaaacctatgcaaatctcagagaaaatggagcttggaggtcgagcttcgagaggagaaagcttaactagcgtggctcgggcatttcatctgtgacgcccggatatttaagctacagtaattccctgttaatgttgccacgtcatcgcggttactgttgttaatctcgaaTTAGTTtaaaaccgatccaaattcaaaatttgatTAATGGCAAACgttaaaagttttcaaactttaaaagtGAAATGTTTGGTTTGTGGCAAATAAATCATAAGTAATTGTGGTGAAGAAATCATAagtaaaatgtttaaatactctaaggTGAATAAAACTGTAGCAAAAATCAAcatttaaatgcttttataattaataaaatactaaactaaatggTTTTTGggtaaaaccttttggttgcagtGGGTTTTGTGTTATTACTAATTTAGAGGTCATTGTAGATATTAAGtaaaaaactaaacagaaaaaaaagtaaaataaaaacaaaaccaaagaataaataaaagtaaaacaacaaaactacaaaaaaagccCCCCTCCCCTGCTAGGCCTTGGCCTAGATGGCCAAGCGGCCCAGCCAAACTGCCCAGCCAGCCACCCATGGCCTATATGGTCTCACCCACCTAACTCTAACCCGATCCACCCGCTCACTCGATCCCCCATTGCCCCCCTCGTCCCCTCACCCACGCcaccacacgcacgcacgcacactcaATGAAGCGGGCACCCGAgccgccgctcccctgaggccgccgcccgccggcgccgagcTCCGCCACCCCCGGCCTCCTCCTGGCGGCTCCCAACCTCCTGCATCGCATCCCTGTCCTCCTCCCCAACGGCCTTCTTCGACCCTCGTCGCTCGTCGGACCGCCCTGACCCCATCACGGCCGTCGTCGGACGCCTCCTCGTCTTCCCTCACGCCGGCTTCCTCGAGGCTCGGCGACCGAACCCCTGCAACGCTGGTGAGGCCTTTGGCCTCCTCTTTCCTCTTTGCGCCCGCTCGTGCAGATCTCCCCGTCGTCGGTCACGCACCATCGGTCACGACACGCACTGCCCGCGCCCGCCAGCGCAGTCCCGCGTCCGCACCTCGTGCCCCTACCCCCTGCATCCTCTAGTCCCGCTCGCCGGCCGACCGCGCCACCCCCACTCGACCTCGCTGGCCACCGCACCCGCCTCCTCTGCCTACCCACAGCCCCTCTGCCGCCGTGGTCACCGCGCGCATCCCGCACCCACATCCGCCTGGGGTTGTGCCCCCTGCTCCACAGTCTGCTCAGCTGCTGCTCGTCAGCGATGCCGCTCCTCCGCATCTAGCCTCCCCTGCCCGCGCTCCTCTCACGATCCTGCCGTCGCGTTCGTCGGGCCGCACCCCCGCTCCCACCGCTCGCTGCAGCTGCCACCTGCCGCTGCTGCCCACCACTGCTCCGACTACTGCCCTAGCCATGCTCGGGTCGCTGCCCGCGCGGCCCTTGGCCGCCGGCGCTCCTACCTGCCAGCCCGGAGGCCTCGCCCTGCTTCCCCCTGGTCGGACTCGCCCACCCTGCTCGGGCGATGCGTGTGACCCAGCGCCCGTTAGCCCGCAATGGCCCCTATGCCATTGTCAGTAGGGGCCAAACCCCCTGAGAAagatcaaaaaaattaaaaataaataaataagtaaataaaaatgttaattaattaattaactaaattaattaacttacttaatcctgtttaattaaactaaataaacattaggtacctaattaactaattaaactgattaataggttaattaggtaattgtacctacg
The sequence above is drawn from the Triticum aestivum cultivar Chinese Spring chromosome 7A, IWGSC CS RefSeq v2.1, whole genome shotgun sequence genome and encodes:
- the LOC123153319 gene encoding uncharacterized protein — encoded protein: MDMEHTDLLEDILRSLPPRSLAICRSVCKAWRATVDHRRLLRADLLPLSLDAVIYNIDKIDAPKLFARRSTTRYITSRLDYLDNRPDYAEVIGEITDYCNGLLLIETDKVANPATRQWASLPPLPCACFRRKSTCGRCYRNGYLVYDPTVSPHYEVFYVPRVPRNVPAEVASSMEWPPSVYVMHVFSSVTNCWRERSFRREGDAAGTMADMNSHWKSDGELYYSAHWKGSLYVPLRHNTKGGFVMRIKLWNDNYQVIELPKGGKGSLFRLGKSKKGIYCVQDIDGRCTFKIWLLSESHAGAMDWVLKNEICFETAWRIYPCKRDSGPWISQSLEQKESLLEKDVNLEVANKYNEALSKDDFEWDSDDENAVTTVDWPKKGSPGAPAHLFWCLGFHAYKEIALFHDDYRSATFAYYLNSSKVRYLGIMEHEYSDVDISYAYTPCWTMDLPGRK